From Solidesulfovibrio carbinoliphilus subsp. oakridgensis, the proteins below share one genomic window:
- a CDS encoding acyltransferase family protein encodes MARRRAVPQKAGRAPVREGFRLTLSFFSFGKGAVFGPLPFFIPDAVATGSGWPPTWDSRPADGTERGGEKEAWRNIRFHLAAGAKVGQEREEGRSGADRRPGQSFHEREGSVVLRRHLRPGREEAFMRSTREAVDYIKGFCIFIIAWGHLLYNNFPGKFTYFGNQFVAFFFVASGYGIFLSLARQCEGPGKLNLPAFYKRRFQRLFPLYWLWFVVALSLSQPLGWQDLFLLRMYDPPVWFLNAIVHCYLLAPLLFFMIRRLKWGSLPVLCLLLYLVNAAFRTLGLPDMLVYGFRKIYLFHIFLFAVGMLLPSLLSIAYDIKRPKTLVVLCFGLFLLASLQTSPDRLEALDLSYVKLPYFHINKYNIILTLSVAAICFIMIQARPAMPLQRTMVLFGKYSLPLYLFHTFYVNIVVFFLGKEQVQLVYFAVFVFFFPVLLGLCAVLQHGANRLCSLLDNSGIQTAVRKVLPG; translated from the coding sequence GTGGCTCGACGGCGTGCTGTCCCGCAAAAAGCAGGTCGTGCCCCCGTTCGAGAAGGCTTTCGCCTAACCCTTTCCTTCTTCTCGTTTGGCAAGGGGGCGGTCTTCGGACCGCTCCCTTTTTTTATTCCGGACGCCGTCGCAACCGGGAGCGGGTGGCCGCCCACCTGGGACAGCCGGCCGGCGGACGGAACGGAAAGGGGAGGCGAAAAGGAGGCTTGGCGGAATATTCGATTCCACCTTGCGGCAGGCGCCAAAGTGGGGCAGGAAAGAGAAGAGGGACGTTCAGGCGCGGATCGCCGTCCGGGGCAGAGCTTTCATGAACGCGAAGGAAGCGTGGTGTTGCGGCGTCACCTTCGCCCGGGCAGGGAGGAAGCTTTCATGCGCTCCACACGCGAGGCGGTTGACTACATCAAAGGCTTCTGCATTTTCATCATTGCCTGGGGCCATTTGCTCTACAATAACTTCCCTGGAAAATTCACTTACTTTGGCAATCAATTCGTCGCTTTCTTCTTTGTGGCAAGCGGCTATGGAATCTTCCTGTCCTTGGCAAGGCAATGCGAGGGGCCTGGCAAACTGAATCTCCCGGCGTTTTACAAAAGACGCTTCCAACGCCTCTTTCCTCTCTATTGGCTTTGGTTTGTCGTTGCCTTGTCTCTTTCCCAACCGCTCGGCTGGCAGGATCTTTTTTTGCTGCGCATGTATGATCCGCCGGTGTGGTTTCTCAATGCCATTGTCCATTGTTATCTGCTGGCACCGCTGCTTTTTTTCATGATCCGCCGTTTGAAGTGGGGCTCCCTGCCGGTTTTGTGTCTGCTCTTGTACCTGGTCAATGCCGCCTTCCGAACCCTTGGTCTGCCGGATATGCTCGTTTACGGATTTCGAAAAATATACCTCTTTCACATCTTTCTTTTTGCCGTCGGCATGTTGCTGCCCTCATTATTGTCCATAGCGTATGATATAAAACGTCCAAAAACGCTGGTCGTTTTGTGCTTCGGCCTGTTCCTGCTGGCTTCGCTCCAGACATCCCCCGATCGTTTGGAGGCCCTGGATCTCTCCTATGTCAAGTTGCCATACTTTCACATCAATAAATATAACATCATCCTCACCCTGTCCGTCGCGGCCATATGTTTTATCATGATTCAGGCACGGCCGGCCATGCCTCTGCAAAGAACAATGGTTCTTTTTGGCAAGTATTCCTTGCCACTTTATTTATTCCATACGTTTTATGTGAATATTGTGGTATTTTTTCTGGGAAAGGAGCAGGTACAACTCGTGTACTTTGCTGTCTTCGTTTTTTTCTTTCCTGTTTTGCTTGGCTTGTGCGCCGTGTTGCAGCATGGGGCCAACCGGCTCTGTTCCCTGCTCGACAATTCGGGCATCCAGACCGCGGTCCGCAAGGTCCTGCCGGGCTGA
- a CDS encoding manganese-dependent inorganic pyrophosphatase, which yields MALYVVGHKNPDTDSVAAAIAVADLMNKAKGLDAKPATQGAIPPESAFVLEKFGVAAPEIVTDATDKQIILVDHSDLAQSLDNLAKGEVIGIYDHHKLGDVTTPNPLDILVKPVGCSCTVVKMMYDCAKVEISKPMAGIMLCAILSDTVMFKSPTCTADDKAAVEALAKIAGVADVMGLGVEMFKVKSAVGGTPARDLVFRDYKDFDMGGKKIGIGQLEVVDLSILEPIKADLLAECKKVKAEGRHSVFLLLTDIMKEGSEMLIVSDDPSYVEKAFGVKVTGDSVWLDGVLSRKKQVVPPFEKAFA from the coding sequence ATGGCTTTGTATGTCGTTGGTCACAAAAATCCGGACACCGATTCCGTCGCCGCCGCCATCGCCGTGGCTGATCTGATGAACAAGGCCAAGGGCCTGGATGCCAAGCCGGCCACCCAGGGCGCGATTCCGCCCGAAAGCGCCTTCGTGCTCGAGAAGTTCGGCGTGGCCGCTCCGGAGATCGTCACCGACGCCACCGACAAGCAGATCATCCTGGTTGACCACTCCGATCTGGCCCAGAGCCTGGACAACCTGGCCAAGGGCGAAGTCATCGGCATCTACGACCACCACAAGCTCGGCGACGTGACCACCCCCAATCCCCTGGACATCCTGGTCAAGCCGGTCGGCTGCTCCTGCACCGTGGTCAAGATGATGTACGACTGCGCCAAGGTCGAGATCTCCAAGCCCATGGCCGGCATCATGCTGTGCGCCATCCTGTCCGACACCGTCATGTTCAAGTCCCCGACCTGCACCGCTGACGACAAGGCCGCTGTCGAGGCCCTGGCCAAGATCGCCGGCGTGGCCGACGTCATGGGCCTTGGCGTCGAGATGTTCAAGGTCAAGTCGGCCGTTGGCGGCACCCCCGCCCGCGACCTGGTCTTCCGCGACTACAAGGACTTCGACATGGGCGGCAAGAAGATCGGCATCGGCCAGCTGGAAGTGGTCGACCTGTCCATCCTCGAGCCGATCAAGGCCGACCTGCTCGCCGAGTGCAAGAAGGTCAAGGCCGAAGGCCGTCATAGCGTCTTCCTGCTCTTGACCGACATCATGAAGGAAGGCTCCGAGATGCTGATCGTCTCCGACGATCCGAGCTACGTGGAAAAGGCCTTTGGCGTGAAAGTCACCGGCGACTCCGTGTGGCTCGACGGCGTGCTGTCCCGCAAAAAGCAGGTCGTGCCCCCGTTCGAGAAGGCTTTCGCCTAA
- a CDS encoding PTS sugar transporter subunit IIC: protein MNAALLERPIVIGFFWAAVHGDLDAALKLSLFYELFWLDGIPAGTHIPPNAAAATLAGLSLMYVFQLTSPAEALFVAATTGILGRLFAALEGAQRVMENIVLSRYTAARERSRAPFSPARLIRRAFLDMAVLNGVTFCVVLAALVALYHVLLPMVWPYLSSSGATWSQLWILGSLGGVLSLRYRPAYVALACGMALTVVWCLV from the coding sequence CTGAACGCGGCGCTCCTTGAACGGCCCATCGTCATCGGCTTTTTCTGGGCCGCGGTCCACGGCGACCTCGATGCGGCGCTCAAACTGAGCCTTTTCTACGAACTCTTCTGGCTCGACGGCATCCCGGCCGGCACCCACATTCCGCCAAACGCCGCGGCCGCCACCCTGGCCGGCCTCTCGCTCATGTACGTCTTCCAGCTGACCTCGCCGGCCGAGGCCCTGTTCGTGGCCGCAACCACCGGCATTCTCGGCCGCCTGTTCGCGGCCCTGGAAGGGGCCCAGCGCGTGATGGAGAACATCGTCCTGTCCCGGTACACCGCGGCCCGGGAGCGCTCTCGGGCTCCGTTTTCCCCGGCCCGGCTCATCCGCCGGGCCTTTCTCGACATGGCGGTCCTAAACGGCGTGACCTTCTGCGTGGTCCTGGCCGCGCTCGTGGCCCTTTACCATGTGCTTTTGCCCATGGTCTGGCCGTACCTCAGCTCCTCGGGCGCGACCTGGAGCCAGCTGTGGATCCTTGGCAGCCTGGGCGGGGTTTTGTCCCTGCGCTATCGGCCGGCCTACGTGGCCCTGGCCTGCGGCATGGCCCTGACCGTGGTCTGGTGCCTGGTATAG
- a CDS encoding PTS sugar transporter subunit IIB — MAFVRVDNRLVHGQIIESWLPFTHARTILVVNDELAADYLRQEIMSLAIPAGVRIEFLPVGALMGFLSRNPLESEDALILFSGCRDARAAYELGLGFAALNLGNLHYAPGKKQVCPHVALSKEDESCLDFLRDKGVRLDYRCVPSDPQQLRAV; from the coding sequence ATGGCGTTTGTTCGCGTGGACAATCGGCTCGTGCACGGCCAGATCATCGAGTCCTGGCTGCCTTTCACCCACGCCCGGACGATCCTTGTGGTCAACGACGAGCTGGCGGCCGACTACCTGCGCCAGGAGATCATGTCGCTGGCCATCCCGGCCGGGGTGCGCATCGAGTTTTTGCCGGTCGGCGCGCTCATGGGATTCTTGTCGCGAAATCCGCTGGAATCCGAGGACGCCCTGATCCTTTTTTCCGGTTGCCGCGACGCCAGGGCCGCCTACGAATTGGGACTCGGCTTTGCCGCCCTCAATCTCGGCAACCTCCACTACGCGCCCGGCAAGAAGCAGGTCTGCCCCCATGTCGCCTTGTCCAAGGAGGACGAATCCTGCCTGGATTTTCTCCGGGACAAGGGCGTGCGTCTCGATTACCGTTGCGTGCCGAGCGATCCGCAGCAGCTGCGCGCGGTCTAG
- a CDS encoding PTS sugar transporter subunit IIA, with translation MTNVQSRSDAPVGVVVVTHTDYGAWLLKAAEFILGPQERCRCVSVDMTHPVDETLVTLKAAIKDTEQGGGVLILTDMFGGTPTNLSLSLLGTGRLEVLTGVNLPMLIKILGSRTKALETLAVEAKQAGCQGIVVAGEVLRKKVAEG, from the coding sequence ATGACGAATGTCCAATCCCGGTCGGATGCGCCGGTCGGCGTGGTGGTGGTCACCCACACCGATTACGGGGCATGGCTTCTCAAGGCGGCGGAATTCATCCTGGGACCCCAGGAGCGCTGCCGGTGCGTCAGCGTGGACATGACCCATCCGGTGGATGAGACCCTGGTGACGCTCAAGGCCGCCATCAAGGACACCGAGCAGGGCGGGGGCGTGCTTATCCTGACCGACATGTTCGGCGGCACCCCGACGAACTTGAGCCTGTCGCTCCTCGGCACCGGACGGCTCGAAGTCCTCACCGGCGTCAACCTGCCCATGCTGATCAAGATCCTCGGTTCCCGGACCAAGGCTCTCGAAACCCTGGCCGTCGAAGCCAAGCAGGCCGGATGCCAGGGGATCGTGGTCGCGGGCGAGGTACTGCGCAAAAAGGTGGCCGAGGGATAG
- the rapZ gene encoding RNase adapter RapZ translates to MEETPTELKIVILTGLSGSGKSTGLRVFEDLGFFCVDGLPVGLVPKLINLFDEKGGQRYKGLALGMDVRQADLDTDWGVTLAQIKVKNVAPQIIFFEADTQEIIRRYATTRRPHPLESANRGLEQAVLEERERMTPLREAADMVLDTTHFSIHDLRRKLQEKWASIRTTRGTLKVHVMSFGFKYGPPSEADMVFDLRFLPNPYFVRELREQTGKDAPVRDYVLAADPGREFLSRLQEFLLYLLPLYAQEGRYRLTVAFGCTGGRHRSVAVAEAVFDTLSKAGYNISLEHRHIERG, encoded by the coding sequence ATGGAAGAAACGCCGACGGAACTGAAAATCGTCATTTTGACGGGGCTGTCCGGCTCGGGCAAGAGCACCGGCCTGCGGGTGTTCGAAGACCTGGGCTTTTTTTGCGTGGACGGCCTGCCGGTCGGGCTCGTGCCAAAGCTCATCAATCTTTTCGACGAAAAGGGCGGCCAGCGCTACAAGGGCCTGGCGCTTGGCATGGATGTGCGGCAAGCCGACCTCGATACGGACTGGGGCGTGACCCTGGCCCAGATCAAGGTGAAAAACGTGGCCCCGCAGATCATCTTTTTCGAGGCCGACACCCAGGAAATCATCCGCCGCTATGCCACCACGCGCCGGCCCCATCCCCTGGAAAGCGCCAACCGGGGCCTCGAGCAGGCCGTGCTCGAGGAACGGGAACGCATGACGCCCTTGCGTGAAGCGGCCGACATGGTGCTCGACACCACCCATTTCTCCATCCACGACCTGCGCCGCAAGTTGCAGGAAAAGTGGGCTTCGATCCGTACCACGCGCGGCACCCTCAAAGTCCACGTCATGAGTTTCGGCTTCAAGTACGGACCTCCCTCCGAGGCGGACATGGTCTTTGACCTGCGTTTTTTGCCCAATCCTTATTTCGTCCGGGAGCTGCGCGAGCAGACCGGCAAGGACGCCCCGGTGCGCGACTATGTCCTGGCTGCGGATCCTGGCCGGGAGTTTCTTTCCCGCCTTCAGGAATTCCTGCTCTACCTGCTGCCGCTCTATGCCCAGGAAGGGCGCTACCGCCTGACCGTCGCCTTTGGCTGCACCGGCGGACGGCACCGGTCCGTGGCCGTGGCCGAGGCCGTCTTTGACACCCTGTCCAAGGCTGGCTATAATATTTCCCTGGAACACCGGCATATCGAACGCGGCTAG
- a CDS encoding PTS sugar transporter subunit IIA, with translation MRLEDYLQPEFVIGELAAESKSEVLAELVAKIAAGLPGFDAKRAHQVLLDRESLGTTGIGDTVAIPHGKMESLEKIVIAVGRSLKGVNFDALDFKPCRIFFLVLAPEHVAGLHLRILAHISRLLSDESFRHAFLSAENDAALWQVLTAAA, from the coding sequence ATGCGTCTCGAGGACTATCTCCAGCCCGAATTCGTGATCGGGGAGCTCGCGGCCGAGTCCAAGTCCGAAGTGCTGGCCGAGCTGGTCGCCAAAATTGCGGCCGGCCTGCCGGGTTTTGACGCCAAACGGGCCCATCAGGTGCTCCTTGACCGGGAAAGCCTCGGCACGACCGGCATCGGCGACACCGTGGCCATCCCCCACGGCAAGATGGAGAGCCTCGAAAAGATCGTCATCGCGGTCGGCAGGAGCCTCAAGGGCGTCAACTTCGATGCGCTGGATTTCAAACCCTGCCGCATCTTTTTTCTCGTCCTTGCGCCGGAGCACGTGGCGGGCCTGCACCTGCGCATCCTGGCCCACATCTCACGGCTCCTCTCCGACGAATCGTTTCGGCACGCCTTTTTGAGCGCCGAAAACGACGCGGCCCTGTGGCAGGTTCTGACCGCCGCCGCCTGA
- the hpf gene encoding ribosome hibernation-promoting factor, HPF/YfiA family, producing the protein MNITFNFKNFEPSDHLRDYARKRLEKLAKYASANDASELQVNLAVEKTRQMADVIFVADNMHISAHEVSEDMYSTIDMILDKVEAQAKKFREKQKDRRRQSTETVRMDVITINADNAGARTPTIVETNEYEPKPMAVEEAAMQLGTIKHEFLVFINSETERPNVIYRLRNGDFGLIDPGTGV; encoded by the coding sequence ATGAACATCACTTTTAATTTCAAGAACTTCGAACCTTCCGACCATTTGCGCGACTACGCTCGCAAGCGTCTGGAAAAGCTTGCCAAATATGCTTCCGCCAATGACGCCTCCGAACTGCAGGTCAATCTGGCCGTGGAAAAGACCCGCCAGATGGCCGACGTGATCTTCGTGGCCGACAATATGCATATCTCGGCCCATGAGGTGTCCGAGGACATGTATTCCACCATCGACATGATCCTCGACAAGGTGGAAGCGCAGGCCAAGAAGTTCCGTGAGAAGCAAAAGGACCGCCGCCGCCAGTCGACCGAGACCGTGCGCATGGACGTCATCACCATCAACGCCGACAACGCCGGGGCCCGCACGCCGACCATCGTCGAGACCAACGAATACGAGCCCAAGCCCATGGCCGTGGAAGAGGCGGCCATGCAGCTTGGGACCATCAAGCACGAATTCCTGGTGTTCATCAATTCGGAAACCGAACGGCCCAACGTCATCTACCGTCTGCGCAACGGCGACTTCGGCCTGATCGATCCTGGAACGGGTGTGTAG
- the rpoN gene encoding RNA polymerase factor sigma-54: MALELRQQLKLSQQLVMTPQLQQAIKLLQLSRLELLESVQQELLENPLLEESIEEDRQPERTMAEDNLGPTGNSSDAAMEKELLKNAEWDDYLGDFASTGRQSQSRESEMPEEGMAFDARLASKPSLEGHLGWQMRLSNFTAKELEIGESIVGSLNSSGYLRASLEELAQMAGASVPEVETVLHRLQRFDPVGVAARTPSECLLTQIEVYGYEDTILIELVRDHLEDLEKKRYKPLAKKFHITMEKLKEYLELIQTLNPMPGASYGSGDPIFVSPDAFVYKYGGEFVIILNEEGMPRLNVNTTYMAEINPKNDKDKDYLQDKMRSAMWLMKSLYQRQRTLYKVLESIVKFQREFFEEGVTRLRPLILKDVADDISMHESTVSRITSNKYVATPHGIFELKFFFNSSLDLDDGGTVGSESVKAMIKRIISGENAKKPISDEAIADMLKDELQINIARRTVAKYRTAMGIESSSKRKEIF; encoded by the coding sequence ATGGCCCTGGAACTGCGACAGCAGCTCAAACTCTCCCAGCAGCTGGTGATGACTCCCCAACTGCAGCAAGCCATCAAACTCCTGCAGCTCTCCCGGCTCGAGCTGCTGGAGAGCGTGCAGCAGGAGCTTTTGGAAAACCCCCTTCTGGAGGAATCGATCGAGGAGGACCGCCAACCGGAGCGGACCATGGCCGAGGACAACCTGGGGCCGACCGGGAATTCCAGCGACGCGGCCATGGAAAAGGAACTCCTCAAAAACGCCGAATGGGACGACTATCTCGGCGATTTCGCCAGCACCGGCCGCCAGTCCCAATCCCGGGAGTCGGAGATGCCCGAGGAGGGCATGGCCTTTGACGCCAGGCTCGCCTCCAAACCCTCCCTCGAAGGGCACCTCGGCTGGCAGATGCGCCTGTCGAATTTCACGGCCAAGGAACTGGAGATCGGGGAGAGTATCGTCGGCAGCCTCAATTCCTCGGGCTACCTGCGGGCTTCCCTCGAAGAACTGGCCCAGATGGCCGGAGCCTCGGTGCCCGAAGTGGAGACCGTGCTCCACCGGCTCCAGCGGTTCGACCCCGTGGGCGTGGCCGCCCGGACCCCGAGCGAATGCCTGCTCACCCAGATCGAGGTCTACGGCTACGAGGACACCATCCTCATCGAGCTTGTGCGCGACCACCTCGAAGACCTGGAGAAGAAACGCTACAAGCCGCTGGCCAAAAAATTTCATATCACCATGGAAAAACTCAAGGAATACCTTGAGCTGATCCAGACCCTCAATCCCATGCCCGGAGCCAGCTACGGCTCGGGCGATCCCATTTTCGTGAGCCCGGACGCCTTTGTGTACAAATACGGCGGCGAATTCGTGATTATTTTAAACGAAGAGGGCATGCCGCGGCTCAACGTCAACACGACCTACATGGCGGAGATCAATCCGAAAAACGACAAGGACAAGGATTATCTCCAGGACAAGATGCGCTCGGCCATGTGGCTGATGAAAAGCCTCTACCAGCGGCAGCGGACCCTGTACAAGGTCCTTGAGAGCATCGTGAAGTTCCAGCGGGAATTCTTCGAGGAGGGGGTCACGCGGTTGCGGCCGTTGATCCTCAAGGATGTGGCCGACGACATCAGCATGCACGAATCGACCGTCAGCCGCATCACGTCCAACAAGTACGTGGCCACGCCCCATGGCATTTTCGAGCTCAAGTTCTTTTTCAACAGCTCCCTTGACCTCGACGACGGCGGCACGGTCGGCTCGGAATCGGTCAAGGCCATGATCAAGCGGATTATTTCCGGGGAGAATGCCAAAAAGCCTATCAGCGACGAGGCCATTGCTGATATGCTCAAAGACGAGTTGCAGATCAACATCGCCCGGCGCACCGTGGCCAAATACCGCACGGCCATGGGCATTGAATCCTCGTCCAAGCGCAAGGAAATTTTCTGA
- a CDS encoding KdsC family phosphatase, with product MAQDAKLAATRARDVALLVLDVDGVLTDGGLYVDAHGGIAKRFHAHDGLGIKAAQMAGLQVAVISGLDSPAVAARIKELGIGEYHPGHHHKVPILTGILGRLGLSPGQAAYLGDDWVDAGPMGLVGLPMAVADAQPEIMDLALWVASRPGGHGAVREAIRFLLQASGRLEAAYAWFLPEG from the coding sequence ATGGCGCAGGATGCGAAGCTGGCCGCGACGCGGGCCAGGGACGTGGCCTTGCTCGTCCTTGACGTGGACGGCGTCCTGACCGACGGCGGCCTCTATGTCGACGCCCACGGCGGCATCGCCAAACGGTTTCACGCCCACGACGGCCTCGGCATCAAGGCCGCCCAGATGGCGGGCTTGCAAGTGGCGGTCATAAGCGGCCTCGACAGTCCGGCCGTGGCCGCCCGCATCAAGGAACTGGGCATTGGCGAGTACCATCCCGGCCACCACCACAAGGTTCCGATCCTGACCGGCATCCTCGGGCGGCTGGGGCTTTCCCCCGGCCAGGCCGCCTACCTCGGCGACGACTGGGTGGACGCCGGCCCCATGGGTCTGGTCGGCCTGCCCATGGCCGTGGCCGACGCCCAGCCGGAAATCATGGACCTGGCCCTGTGGGTGGCCAGCCGTCCCGGCGGGCACGGGGCGGTGCGCGAGGCCATCCGGTTCCTGCTTCAGGCCAGCGGCCGTCTCGAAGCGGCCTACGCCTGGTTCCTCCCGGAAGGGTAA
- a CDS encoding CTP synthase has translation MKTKFIFVTGGVLSSLGKGLAAASIGALLQARGLKVTIQKLDPYINVDPGTMNPFQHGEVYVTDDGAETDLDLGHYERYLGVPMSQNNNFTSGRVYFSVIQKERRGDYLGGTVQVIPHITDEIKRSILGVAGDEDVAIIEIGGTVGDIEGQPFLEAIRQLRMELGKENALYIHLTLVPYLRVAGEVKTKPTQHSVKELRSIGIQPDIIICRSEVELGRDIKEKIALFCDVDADAVFTAVDVKNIYELPLRLYGEGVDQKIAILLRLPAKNADLQAWRDLLHRSENPGGQVSIAIVGKYVDLKEAYKSLHEALVHGGIAAGVSIRFVYVNSEEVTRQNAASTFAGIDGILVPGGFGSRGVEGKITAIEYAREKGVPFFGICLGMQCAVIEYARNVLGLSGANSEEFDLTTPHPVIYLMREWFDCRTQKTEYRDPSSDKGGTMRLGAYPCRVKPETQAAAAYAAEEISERHRHRYEFNKTYAPSFEEGGMVLSGLSPDGELVEIVELPDHPWFLGCQFHPEFKSSPMRPHPLFREFVKAAKRYKG, from the coding sequence ATGAAGACCAAGTTTATTTTCGTGACGGGAGGGGTGCTGTCCTCCCTGGGCAAGGGGCTGGCCGCCGCTTCCATCGGCGCACTGCTCCAGGCCCGGGGGCTCAAGGTCACCATCCAGAAGCTCGACCCCTACATCAACGTCGATCCCGGCACCATGAACCCCTTCCAGCATGGCGAGGTCTACGTCACCGACGACGGGGCCGAGACCGACCTCGACCTCGGCCACTACGAGCGCTACCTCGGCGTGCCCATGAGCCAGAACAACAACTTCACCTCGGGCCGGGTCTATTTCAGCGTCATCCAGAAGGAACGCCGGGGCGACTACCTCGGCGGCACGGTCCAGGTGATCCCGCACATCACCGACGAGATCAAGCGGTCGATCCTCGGCGTCGCCGGCGACGAGGACGTGGCCATCATCGAGATCGGCGGCACGGTGGGCGACATCGAGGGCCAGCCGTTCCTGGAGGCCATCCGCCAGCTGCGCATGGAACTTGGCAAGGAAAACGCCCTGTACATCCACTTGACCCTCGTGCCCTACCTGCGCGTGGCCGGCGAGGTCAAAACCAAGCCCACCCAGCACAGCGTCAAGGAACTGCGGTCCATCGGCATCCAACCCGACATCATCATCTGCCGCAGCGAAGTGGAGCTTGGGCGCGACATCAAGGAAAAGATCGCCCTTTTCTGCGACGTGGACGCGGACGCGGTCTTTACCGCCGTGGACGTCAAAAACATCTACGAACTGCCGCTTCGCCTCTACGGCGAGGGCGTGGACCAGAAGATCGCCATCCTGCTGCGCCTGCCGGCCAAAAACGCCGACCTGCAAGCCTGGCGCGACCTGCTGCACCGGTCGGAAAATCCCGGAGGCCAGGTTTCCATCGCCATTGTCGGCAAGTATGTGGACCTCAAGGAAGCCTACAAGAGCCTGCACGAGGCCCTTGTCCACGGCGGCATCGCGGCCGGGGTCTCCATCCGGTTCGTGTACGTCAATTCCGAGGAAGTGACCCGCCAGAACGCGGCGTCCACCTTCGCCGGCATCGACGGCATCCTGGTGCCGGGCGGCTTCGGCTCGCGCGGGGTCGAGGGCAAGATTACGGCCATCGAATACGCCCGGGAAAAGGGCGTGCCCTTTTTCGGCATCTGCCTTGGCATGCAGTGCGCGGTCATCGAATACGCCCGGAACGTCCTGGGGCTTTCCGGCGCCAATTCCGAGGAATTCGACCTGACCACGCCGCACCCGGTCATCTACCTCATGCGCGAATGGTTCGACTGCCGCACCCAGAAGACCGAGTACCGGGACCCGTCGAGCGACAAGGGAGGGACCATGCGCCTGGGAGCCTACCCCTGCCGGGTCAAGCCGGAAACCCAGGCCGCCGCGGCCTACGCCGCCGAGGAGATTTCCGAGCGCCACCGCCACCGCTACGAATTCAACAAGACCTACGCTCCCTCGTTTGAAGAGGGCGGGATGGTCTTAAGCGGCCTGTCGCCGGACGGCGAGCTGGTCGAGATCGTGGAACTGCCGGACCATCCGTGGTTCCTCGGCTGCCAGTTCCACCCGGAGTTCAAGAGCAGCCCCATGCGTCCGCATCCGCTCTTTCGGGAATTCGTGAAGGCGGCCAAGCGGTACAAGGGCTAG
- a CDS encoding phosphoribosylformylglycinamidine synthase subunit PurQ, with protein sequence MAKVRTLVITGYGTNCEVESAYAARAAGSDVTDIVFFSDIAAGRTRIPDYNFLIFPGGFLDGDDLGAAQAAAVRWKHAKNAAGDALLGQLKTFFEAGGLVLGICNGFQLLVKLGLLPALGGDYFARQVSLANNDSARFEDRWVTLAANPESPCIFTRGLTRLDLPVRHGEGKLVPKSPEILDELVKTGAIALSYADPATGETTMEYPQNPNGSPLAIAGLTDPSGRILGLMPHPEAFNHPTNHPGYTRGERPQLGTVLFENAVAHLRGHA encoded by the coding sequence ATGGCCAAGGTGCGCACCCTCGTGATCACCGGTTACGGCACCAATTGCGAAGTGGAATCGGCCTACGCCGCCCGCGCGGCCGGGTCCGACGTCACGGACATCGTCTTTTTTTCGGATATCGCCGCCGGTCGCACGCGCATTCCGGATTACAATTTCCTGATCTTTCCCGGAGGGTTCCTTGACGGGGACGATCTCGGTGCGGCCCAGGCCGCGGCCGTGCGCTGGAAGCACGCCAAAAACGCCGCCGGCGACGCCCTTCTTGGCCAGCTCAAAACTTTTTTCGAGGCCGGGGGGCTTGTCCTTGGCATCTGCAACGGTTTTCAGCTCCTGGTCAAGCTCGGCCTGCTGCCGGCCCTTGGCGGCGACTATTTCGCCCGGCAGGTCAGTCTCGCCAACAACGACTCGGCCCGGTTCGAGGACCGATGGGTAACCCTGGCCGCCAATCCGGAAAGCCCCTGCATCTTCACCCGGGGCCTCACGCGCCTGGACCTGCCCGTGCGCCACGGCGAGGGCAAGCTCGTGCCCAAGAGCCCGGAAATCCTGGACGAACTGGTCAAAACCGGGGCCATCGCCCTCTCCTACGCCGATCCGGCCACAGGCGAGACCACCATGGAATATCCGCAAAATCCCAACGGCTCGCCCCTGGCCATCGCCGGCCTGACCGACCCGTCCGGCCGCATCCTCGGCCTCATGCCCCACCCCGAGGCCTTCAACCACCCGACCAACCACCCCGGCTACACCCGGGGCGAACGCCCGCAGCTCGGCACGGTACTTTTCGAAAACGCCGTGGCCCACCTGCGGGGCCACGCCTAA